In a single window of the Cygnus olor isolate bCygOlo1 chromosome 5, bCygOlo1.pri.v2, whole genome shotgun sequence genome:
- the TMEM132A gene encoding transmembrane protein 132A: MAAVPRAAGSVCKLLFERFCALGRPARRGSRCARRCAPRRGARGREFRTRRGEAAPVPVPPRPHCLGAEAVGRQRRRRSHGRAAEPSRPRYRPRYRPWPRPRGPAWRCWPPPCSGHQRAATGPPPEPVFLPAELEVLAVPEHYRLQRADGDLPANTSLRARTETFLLLPHGSGAQPLLRASYPPFTTRQEVPTESPPEKDGWAVRAVSLESAVSPDEPFARVLFHLRGPDWLPGQRDRRGEREHPGERDLPCVTLHAHHRGRVARGACRLQAPLGVCVVELEIPPRWFSPAAPAPRAPLEPAELHYGVVGPGACGRGGDAGPREAPRYLGPLELRVAAPARRQEVRLDERVLLRVPDATLRPGQRFAATLALRHNFTAQQLTLRIKAKKGLLVVAARPVDPAWAIQLERTRGPKHWTAVVTCRRSGDARGDWRASEAVEFLHLDLAVENGTGGLAPARPLTWQVEYPGQDPEAQKDKLVWEVQVSERDVRALVPLVQELELVNTAPLTGVPRAVPVTLVTVEAGGGVAEVTEPLGCESADKQVLQVADSCDAVFVGGKESRGARGARVDFWSRRLHASLLFTVWAPLLPLRIQLGDTTLEQVRGWRLPGATESADGEADEPGEEAERRARGCRPQYQRTSVRFLAHFVAHPRDGGHHLSYLPGPQWLLDVTHLVAGRARVQDPRVASLEGDTVVVGREPGVTSVEVRSPVSDSILGEQTLVVSEEKVTVTELRAQVVAGLALALRTEPGHPGVVTATCQGMATLRAPKQEATLSVWLSFSDGTLAPLELYGWQDVALAVASLDPAVVTVTGGLPGAPAWRPRVLAEGPGRGALLQLSLHPPDACRRGRHRASALATGSAWLEVGAAQRGAPPGSPRPPAPFPRAEGAMSGEAVTAAGEPRRRNPGGVGPASTKLQGLGSSSEEEEEQGEEVRGRAGREEEEEEEEEMVKAPARVTDLEIGMYVLLGVFCLAIFIFLVNCIFFVLRYQQKEPPDAGAAPSAPQPHNWVWLGTDQEELSRQLDRQQPEPPAPPPPQAGTEAGRCCCGDPQVPDAGPPPGAPPPPGTPLARKEGAAPGGGRRKRVEFVTFAPPRAPEEPPQPAPNVQSILVASEDDIRWVCEDMGLRDPEELRSYMERIRGSS; the protein is encoded by the exons ATGGCGGCCGTGCCCCGTGCTGCCGGCTCGGTTTGCAAGCTGCTTTTTGAACGGTTTTG CGCCCTCGGCCGCCCCGCCCGCCGGGGGTCCCGGTGCGCCCGGCGCTGCGCGCCCCGGcgcggggcccggggccgggagTTTAGGAcccggcggggcgaggcggcgcCGGTGCCGGTCCCGCCCCGGCCCCATTGTCTGGGCGCGGAGGCGGTGGGACGGCAGCGGCGGCGCCGCTCGCACGGACGCGCCGCGGAGCCCTCCCGGCCCCGGTACCGGCCCCGGTACCGGCCatggccccggccccgggggcccGCCTGGCGCTGCTGGCCGCCGCCCTGCTCGGGGCATCAG CGAGCGGCGACTGGGCCCCCCCCGGAGCCCGTGTTCCTGCCGGCggagctggaggtgctggcCGTGCCCGAGCACTACCGGCTGCAGCGGGCGGACGGGGACCTGCCCGCCAACACCTCCCTGCGTGCCCGCACCGAgaccttcctgctgctgccacacgGCTCCGGCGCCCAGCCGCTGCTCCGGGCGTCCTACCCACCCTTCACCACCCGGCAG GAGGTGCCCACTGAGAGCCCCCCGGAGAAGGACGGCTGGGCTGTCCGCGCCGTGTCCCTGGAGAGCGCCGTGTCCCCAGACGAGCCCTTTGCCCGCGTTCTCTTCCACCTGCGGGGCCCCGACTGGCTGCCCGGGCAGCGGGACCGGCGCGGGGAGCGGGAGCACCCTGGGGAGCGGGACTTGCCCTGCGTCACCCTCCATGCCCACCACCGTGGCCGGGTGGCACGGGGCGCCTGCCGCCTGCAG GCTCCCCTGGGCGTCTGCGTGGTGGAGCTGGAGATCCCCCCCCGCTGGTTCTCCCCGGCCGCCCCTGCCCCGCGAGCCCCCCTGGAGCCGGCCGAGCTGCACTATGGCGTGGTGGGGCCAGGGGCAtgcggccgggggggggacgcggggcCACGGGAGGCCCCGCGGTACCTGGGGCCGCTGGAGCTGCGTGTGGCGGCGCCGGCACGGCGGCAGGAGGTGCGGCTGGACGAGCGGGTGCTGCTGCGCGTCCCCGACGCCACGCTGCGCCCCGGGCAGCGCTTTGCCGCCACCCTCGCCCTGCGGCACAACTTCACCGCCCAGCAGCTGACGCTGCG GATCAAGGCCAAGaaggggctgctggtggtggcagcCCGACCCGTGGACCCTGCCTGGGCCATCCAGCTGGAGCGCACCCGCGGCCCCAAGCACTGGACGGCCGTGGTGACGTGCCGGCGGAGCGGGGACGCCCGTGGGGACTGGAG GGCATCGGAGGCGGTCGAGTTCCTGCACCTGGACCTGGCAGTGGAGAATGGGACAGGGGGGCTGGCGCCGGCGCGGCCCCTCACCTGGCAGGTGGAGTACCCCGGCCAGGACCCCGAGGCGCAGAAGGACAAGCTGGTGTGGGAGGTGCAGGTGTCGGAGCGGGACGTGCGCGCCCTCGTCCCCTTGGTGCAG gagctggagctggtgaACACGGCCCCGCTGACCGGCGTCCCCCGCGCTGTGCCGGTGACGCTGGTGACGGTGGAGGCGGGGGGCGGCGTGGCCGAGGTCACCGAGCCGCTGGGCTGCGAGTCGGCTGACAAGCAGGTGCTGCAG GTGGCAGACAGCTGCGACGCAGTATTCGTGGGGGGCAAGGAGAgccggggggcacggggggcacGGGTGGATTTCTGGTCACGCCGCCTGCACGCCTCTCTGCTCTTCACCGTCtgggccccgctgctgccgctCCGCATCCAGCTCGGTGACACCACCCTGGAGCAGGTGCGGGGCTGGCGCCTGCCCGGTGCCACCGAGAG TGCTGACGGGGAGGCGGATGAGCCCGGGGAGGAGGCTGAGCGGCGGGCGCGGGGTTGCCGGCCCCAATACCAGCGCACGTCAGTGCGGTTCCTGGCGCACTTCGTGGCGCACCCACGGGACGGTGGCCATCACCTCTCCTACCTGCCTGGCCCCCAGTGGCTGCTGGATGTCACCCACCTGGTGGCTGGCCGGGCACGTGTGCAGGACCCCCGTGTGGCGTCGCTGGAGGGGGACACCGTGGTGGTCGGCCGGGAGCCCGGCGTCACCTCTGTGGAG gTCCGCTCCCCTGTCTCGGACTCCATCCTGGGCGAGCAGACGCTGGTGGTGTCGGAGGAGAAGGTGACGGTGACAGAGCTGCGTGCCCAGGTGGTGGCGGGGCTGGCGCTGGCGCTGCGGACGGAGCCAGGCCACCCGGGTGTGGTCACGGCCACCTGCCAGGGGATGGCCACGCTGCGGGCCCCCAAGCAG GAGGCAACGCTGTCCGTGTGGCTGTCCTTCTCCGACGGCACGCTGGCCCCGCTGGAGCTGTACGGCTGGCAGGATGTGGCGCTGGCCGTGGCCTCGCTGGACCCTGCCGTGGTCACCGTCACGGGGGGCTTGCCCGGGGCCCCCGCCTGGCGCCCACGGGTGCTGGCcgaggggccggggcggggggctctgctgcagctcagcctgcaCCCCCCGGATGCCTGCCGCCGCGGCCGGCACCGGGCGTCCGCTCTGGCCACCGGCTCTGCCTGGCTGGAGGTGGGGGCTGCCCAGCGTGGGGCCCCCCctggcagcccccggccccccgcgcCCTTCCCGCGGGCCGAGGGGGCCATGTCGGGGGAGGCGGTGACGGCGGCCGGTGAGCCCCGCAGGAGGAACCCCGGTGGCGTGGGACCGGCCTCCACcaagctgcaggggctggggtcttcctctgaggaggaggaggagcagggggaggaagtCCGCGGCCGTgctggcagagaggaggaggaggaggaggaagaggagatggTGAAGGCCCCGGCGCGGGTGACTGACCTGGAGATTGGCATGTACGTCCTGTTGGGCGTCTTCTGCCTGGCCATCTTCATCTTCCTCGTCAATTGCATCTTCTTCGTGCTGCGCTACCAGCAGAAGGAGCCCCCCGACGCCGGTGCGGCCCCCtcggccccccagccccacaactgggtctggctgggcacCGACCAGGAGGAGCTGAGCCGGCAGCTGGACCGCCAGCAGCCggagccccctgccccgccgcccccccagGCGGGCACGGAGGCCgggcgctgctgctgcggggACCCCCAGGTACCCGATGCGGGGCCTCCCCCCGGTGCCCCGCCGCCACCCGGCACCCCCCTGGCCCGCAAGGAGGGGGCTGCGCCAGGGGGCGGCCGGCGGAAGCGTGTGGAGTTTGTCACCTTCGCGCCGCCCCGTGCCCCCgaggagcccccccagcccgccccCAACGTCCAGTCCATCCTCGTGGCCAGCGAGGACGACATCCGCTGGGTGTGCGAGGACATGGGGCTGCGGGACCCGGAGGAGCTCAGGAGCTACATGGAGAGGATCCGGGGCAGCTCCTGA
- the CD6 gene encoding T-cell differentiation antigen CD6 — translation MEVLCLLVAALCAAAPRPAPAEPRGAPTRAKSGAAGNASVEPGPPVEDMLRLAGGSDHCEGTVQVLQGGRWLPVCQRSWHTAASQELCHRLHCGDTEEDAMPPSLLGEGDSTDGCPVVMANCSGWGLEPCWLRLATEPGCCAAGPARVTCTGAPALRLAGGRSRCEGRVELRQAGVWGTVCDDGWDLADAAVVCRQLGCGWALHARGDASFGRGSGPILRDEVSCGGHEQRLWECPATGEHDCHHKEDAGVVCSEHQEWRLSGGRDGCAGRVEVFFRGTWSTVCDNSWYQVEAAVLCHTLGCGEPLERPSFHHTLPTKMLYVCSSLQPSLAHCRWTYNKSAPCHQSRAAGVVCNGSQGLQTPAPTVTVTPSSITVLSTEEGSVAGDTQSLLHVPLFIPCLVLAALLLLTLLAFTIALLRLRKRSALTVCPPGPVLVTNSTQGPDVPSGTCKNYREMAPSLPKEPAPSPVTLPAAKGSDSSDSDYEHYDFSSKPPVALSTFYNSLRRRPGEQQPGEQLHPLVPNQDGMEPFPAEVPATTLCSPPWGRANSLSSSSSSSSSMEPYCNESAPPLHAWPCPQPLAYSPPQQAAPTAPGCTLQPCTVPLAMPCLPDPALAQPQVQVPPAATDPADSSSTSSGEWYENVQGTEPPGYPSPHHGWPAPSCPPAQDPNSSESSDYDDIQSSGC, via the exons ATGGAGGTGCTGTGCCTGCTCGTGGCGGCTCTCTGTGCCGCGGCTCCCAGACCAG CCCCAGCGGAGCCAAGGGGGGCCCCCACCAGGGCAAAGAGCGGCGCGGCTGGGAATGCTTCAGTGGAACCAG GTCCCCCCGTTGAGGACATGCTGCGCCTGGCTGGCGGCAGCGACCACTGCGAGGGCACggtgcaggtgctgcaggggggCCGCTGGCTGCCCGTGTGCCAGCGGTCCTGGCACACCGCAGCCTCCCAGGAGCTCTGCCACCGCCTGCACTGCGGGGATACCGAGGAGGACGCCATGCCGCCGAGCCTGCTGGGGGAAGGGGACAGCACCGATGGCTGCCCCGTGGTCATGGCCAACTGCAGCGGCTGGGGGCTGGAGCCGTGCTGGCTGCGCTTGGCCACCGAGCCAGGCTGctgcgccgcggggccggctcGCGTCACCTGCACGG GTGCCCCAGCACTGCGGCTGGCGGGCGGCCGGAGCCGCTGCGAGGGCCGCGTGGAGCTGCGGCAGGCGGGCGTCTGGGGCACGGTGTGCGATGACGGCTGGGACCTGGCCGACGCCGCGGTGGTGTGCCGGCAGCTGGGCTGCGGCTGGGCCCTGCACGCCCGCGGCGACGCCTCCTTCGGCAGGGGCAGCGGGCCCATCTTGCGGGACGAGGTGAGCTGCGGCGGGCACGAGCAGCGGCTCTGGGAGTGCCCGGCCACGGGCGAGCACGACTGCCATCACAAAGAGGACGCCGGCGTGGTGTGCTCCG AGCACCAGGAGTGGCGGCTCTCTGGGGGCCGTGACGGCTGCGCGGGGCGCGTGGAGGTGTTTTTCCGTGGGACGTGGAGCACGGTGTGCGACAACTCCTGGTACCAGGTGGAGGCAGCCGTGCTGTGCCACAcgctgggctgtggggagccCCTGGAGAGGCCGTCCTTCCACCACACGCTGCCCACCAAGATGCTCTATGTGTGCTCGAGCTTGCAGCCCTCGCTGGCGCACTGCCGCTGGACCTACAACAAGTCGGCGCCTTGCCATCAGTCCCGTGCGGCCGGTGTGGTCTGCAACG gcTCCCAGGGCTTGCAGACACCAGCCCCGACAGTGACGGTGACACCGAGCAGCATCACGGTGCTCAGCA CTGAGGAGGGCTCTGTGGCTGGGGACACGCAGTCCCTCCTGCACGTGCCCCTCTTCATCCCATGCCTGGTCCTGGCGGCACTGCTCctgctcaccctgctggccTTCACCATCGCTCTGCTgaggctgaggaagaggagtg CCCTCACCGTGTGCCCCCCTGGGCCGGTCCTGGTGACCAACAGCACCCAGGGCCCCGACGTGCCCTCTGGGACCTGCAAGAACTACAGGGAGAtggcccccagcctccccaaGGAACCAG CCCCTTCGCCCGTGACCCTTCCTGCTGCCAAGGGCTCTGACTCCTCTGACTCCGACTACGAACACTACGACTTCAGCAGCAAGCCGCCCGTGGCCCTCTCCACCTTCTACA ACTCGCTGCGCAGGCGGCCAGGCGAGCAGCAGCCGGGCGAGCAGCTGCACCCGTTGGTGCCCAACCAGGACGGGATGGAGCCGTTCCCTGCAGAAG TGCCAGCGACGACGCTGTGTTCCCCACCGTGGGGCAGGGCAAACAgcttgtcctcctcctcctcctcttcgtCCTCCATGGAGCCCTACTGCAATGAGAGCGCACCCCCCCTGCATGCCTGGCCCTGTCCGCAGCCCCTGGCCTACAGCcccccccagcaggcagcacccacagcccctGGCTGCACCCTACAGCCGTGCACCG tGCCCCTGGCCATGCCCTGCCTGCCCGATCCAGCGCTCGCCCAGCCCCAGGTACAGGTGCCTCCAGCAGCCACCGACCCTGCAgacagctccagcacctcctcGGGGGAGTGGTATGAGAACGTGCAGGGCACAGAGCCGCCAGGGTACCCATCCCCACACCACG GCTGGCCGGCTCCATCCTGCCCCCCGGCGCAGGATCCCAACTCCTCTGAGAGCAGCGACTACGATGACATCCAGAGCTCTGGCTGCtga
- the CD5 gene encoding T-cell surface glycoprotein CD5 isoform X1 codes for MAAWLPAVRLLLVLGTWAICSHRGAALNPTDPPMRLTGGSCRCTGKLEVNMKGVWSPVCQGIGSQAMVSICQRLGCGPPTAASPFVVDRNKEPWVQALRCTGKDSCQWQSANCSSHATFACSGEHHAPPPSLPVPPLPLPVASLLVSEPATTTTKPPPMPPTTSPEPTGPPRLRLVDSNFSCSGFVELHMRGRWGAVASSPGNWMVLAARICSALGCGSPIDGPAAPQTSQLLVKWEAVEPCRSPELLDCFNRTRDGRGRAPAFLTCSGSQPQAVRRLAGGPTPCEGDIEVFQQGRWQVLCNRPAQRNEWGRQLCRELRCGNLSSSTEVREPPSMGVLCDVRHLHLCPDSPKLLRSCFRTRVVCQDSKPRPAGIAAGTVASICLALLLFGILLLICGPPAYRWLMKKISKKKQRQWIGPTGLNQNVSFHRNSTVTLRPRADGQRAQGGDNDYAQPPQKSSYLSAYTALEGAARSSNPPDNSSDSDYDLQSARRL; via the exons ATGGCAGCCTGGCTGCCCGCCGTGCGCCTGCTGCTCGTGCTGGGGACATGGG CAATCTGCAGCCACAGAGGAGCGGCCCTGAACCCTACAG ACCCCCCCATGCGGCTCACTGGTGGCAGCTGCCGCTGCACCGGGAAGCTGGAGGTGAACATGAAGGGAGTCTGGAGCCCCGTGTGCCAGGGCATTGGGAGTCAGGCCATGGTCAGCATCTGCCAGCGGCTGGGCTGTGGCCCCCCCACTGCCGCCAGCCCCTTTGTGGTGGACAGGAACAAGGAGCCATGGGTGCAGGCGTTGCGGTGCACTGGGAAGGATAGTTGCCAGTGGCAGTCGGCTAACTGCAGCAGCCACGCCACCTTCGCCTGCAGTGGTGAGCATCATgccccccctcccagcctccctgTGCCCCCGCTGCCCCTACCTGTTGCCTCCCTTCTCGTTTCAGAGCCGgcgaccaccaccaccaagccTCCCCCTATGCCACCAACCACCAGCCCGGAGCCTACCG GCCCCCCCAGGCTGCGGCTGGTGGACAGCAACTTCAGCTGCTCAGGCTTTGTGGAGCTCCACATGCGGGGGCGGTGGGGGGCTGTGGCGAGCAGCCCGGGCAATTGGATGGTGCTGGCTGCCCGCATCTGCAGCGCGCTTGGCTGCGGCAGCCCCATCGatggccccgcagccccgcagaCAAGCCAGCTCCTCGTGAAGTGGGAGGCAGTGGAGCCGTGCAGGAGCCCCGAGCTCCTCGACTGTTTCAACAGGACCAGGGACGGGCGCGGGAGAGCGCCCGCCTTCCTCACCTGCTCAG GTTCCCAGCCGCAGGCGGTGCGGAGGCTGGCGGGTGGCCCCACGCCCTGCGAGGGGGACATCGAGGTGTTCCAGCAGGGCCGCTGGCAGGTGCTGTGCAACCGCCCGGCGCAGCGCAACGAGTGGGGCCGgcagctgtgcagggagctgcGCTGTGGCAACCTCTCCTCCAGCACTGAGGTCCGAGAGCCCCCTTCCATGGGGGTCTTATGTGATGTCCGCCACCTGCACCTCTGCCCGGACAGCCCCAAGTTGCTCCGCTCCTGCTTCCGCACCCGAGTCGTGT GCCAGGACTCGAAGCCGCGTCCCGCCGGCATAGCAGCGGGCACCGTGGCGAGCAtctgcctggccctgctcctCTTCGGCATCCTCCTGCTTATCTGCGGCCCTCCCGCCTACAGGTGGCTGATGAAGAAAA TCTCCAAGAAGAAGCAGCGGCAGTGGATCGGCCCCACGGGGCTCAACCAGAACG TCTCCTTCCACCGCAACAGCACCGTCACCCTGAGGCCGCGGGCAGACGGGCAGAGGGCGCAGGGGGGGGACAACGACTACGCTCAGCCCCCCCAGAAGAGCTCCTACCTGTCGGCATACACAG CCCTGGAAGGCGCAGCCCGATCTTCCAACCCTCCGGACAACTCCTCTGACAGCGACTACGACCTGCAGTCTGCCCGCAGGCTGTGA
- the CD5 gene encoding T-cell surface glycoprotein CD5 isoform X2, whose amino-acid sequence MAAWLPAVRLLLVLGTWAICSHRGAALNPTDPPMRLTGGSCRCTGKLEVNMKGVWSPVCQGIGSQAMVSICQRLGCGPPTAASPFVVDRNKEPWVQALRCTGKDSCQWQSANCSSHATFACSEPATTTTKPPPMPPTTSPEPTGPPRLRLVDSNFSCSGFVELHMRGRWGAVASSPGNWMVLAARICSALGCGSPIDGPAAPQTSQLLVKWEAVEPCRSPELLDCFNRTRDGRGRAPAFLTCSGSQPQAVRRLAGGPTPCEGDIEVFQQGRWQVLCNRPAQRNEWGRQLCRELRCGNLSSSTEVREPPSMGVLCDVRHLHLCPDSPKLLRSCFRTRVVCQDSKPRPAGIAAGTVASICLALLLFGILLLICGPPAYRWLMKKISKKKQRQWIGPTGLNQNVSFHRNSTVTLRPRADGQRAQGGDNDYAQPPQKSSYLSAYTALEGAARSSNPPDNSSDSDYDLQSARRL is encoded by the exons ATGGCAGCCTGGCTGCCCGCCGTGCGCCTGCTGCTCGTGCTGGGGACATGGG CAATCTGCAGCCACAGAGGAGCGGCCCTGAACCCTACAG ACCCCCCCATGCGGCTCACTGGTGGCAGCTGCCGCTGCACCGGGAAGCTGGAGGTGAACATGAAGGGAGTCTGGAGCCCCGTGTGCCAGGGCATTGGGAGTCAGGCCATGGTCAGCATCTGCCAGCGGCTGGGCTGTGGCCCCCCCACTGCCGCCAGCCCCTTTGTGGTGGACAGGAACAAGGAGCCATGGGTGCAGGCGTTGCGGTGCACTGGGAAGGATAGTTGCCAGTGGCAGTCGGCTAACTGCAGCAGCCACGCCACCTTCGCCTGCAGTG AGCCGgcgaccaccaccaccaagccTCCCCCTATGCCACCAACCACCAGCCCGGAGCCTACCG GCCCCCCCAGGCTGCGGCTGGTGGACAGCAACTTCAGCTGCTCAGGCTTTGTGGAGCTCCACATGCGGGGGCGGTGGGGGGCTGTGGCGAGCAGCCCGGGCAATTGGATGGTGCTGGCTGCCCGCATCTGCAGCGCGCTTGGCTGCGGCAGCCCCATCGatggccccgcagccccgcagaCAAGCCAGCTCCTCGTGAAGTGGGAGGCAGTGGAGCCGTGCAGGAGCCCCGAGCTCCTCGACTGTTTCAACAGGACCAGGGACGGGCGCGGGAGAGCGCCCGCCTTCCTCACCTGCTCAG GTTCCCAGCCGCAGGCGGTGCGGAGGCTGGCGGGTGGCCCCACGCCCTGCGAGGGGGACATCGAGGTGTTCCAGCAGGGCCGCTGGCAGGTGCTGTGCAACCGCCCGGCGCAGCGCAACGAGTGGGGCCGgcagctgtgcagggagctgcGCTGTGGCAACCTCTCCTCCAGCACTGAGGTCCGAGAGCCCCCTTCCATGGGGGTCTTATGTGATGTCCGCCACCTGCACCTCTGCCCGGACAGCCCCAAGTTGCTCCGCTCCTGCTTCCGCACCCGAGTCGTGT GCCAGGACTCGAAGCCGCGTCCCGCCGGCATAGCAGCGGGCACCGTGGCGAGCAtctgcctggccctgctcctCTTCGGCATCCTCCTGCTTATCTGCGGCCCTCCCGCCTACAGGTGGCTGATGAAGAAAA TCTCCAAGAAGAAGCAGCGGCAGTGGATCGGCCCCACGGGGCTCAACCAGAACG TCTCCTTCCACCGCAACAGCACCGTCACCCTGAGGCCGCGGGCAGACGGGCAGAGGGCGCAGGGGGGGGACAACGACTACGCTCAGCCCCCCCAGAAGAGCTCCTACCTGTCGGCATACACAG CCCTGGAAGGCGCAGCCCGATCTTCCAACCCTCCGGACAACTCCTCTGACAGCGACTACGACCTGCAGTCTGCCCGCAGGCTGTGA
- the VPS37C gene encoding vacuolar protein sorting-associated protein 37C has translation MDTLKNRTVEELRELQENAEEIERLALESREVQELQLEREMALAANRSLAEQNLKFQEPLETGRSDLSRKYEELQKLAERCKEQKAKLEKFSAAMHPQMLLDLLQVESQKIEEESEKMAEKFLEGEVALETFLEQFSVMRKLSHLRRVRVEKLQEILRKSAAPQEPGRDSKQQQLPPHTPADAPKPQPVPSGAPSFPLPYSPAPGMPVGPTAHGALPPAPFTGAPVTVGHVAASQPSTQPVFPCQPPDAGYPPVQAASSAPGYPRPPSGAPSSVPAYSWSPSRGPPHAPSFPGPLPSTPPPRPGYPPYAPPGAGRPQCPYPTQPPLPSFPIPPQPPYPPGPPFGYPPPPNPQRPAWPGY, from the exons ATGGACACCCTGAAGAACCGGACCGTGGAGGAGCTCCGGGAGCTGCAGGAAAATGCCGAGGAGATCGAGCGCCTGGCCCTGGAGTCGAGGGAG gtccaggagctgcagctggagagggagATGGCGCTCGCCGCTAACCGCAGCTTGGCCGAGCAGAACCTGAAGTTCCAGGAGCCCCTGGAGACGGGGCGCTCCGACCTCTCCCGCAAGTACGAAGAGCTGCAGAAGCTCGCCGAGCGCTGTAAGGAGCAGAAGGCGAAACTGG AGAAATTTTCAGCAGCAATGCATCCTCAGATGTTGCTGGATCTCCTGCAGGTGGAAAGCCAAAAAATCGAAGAGGAGTCTGAG AAAATGGCTGAGAAGTTCCTGGAGGGCGAGGTGGCCCTGGAGACCTTTCTCGAGCAGTTTTCCGTGATGAGGAAGCTGTCCCACTTGCGCCGGGTCAGGGTGGAGAAGCTGCAAGAGATCCTGCGCAAGTCGGCGGCGCCGCAGGAGCCCGGCAGGGACtcgaagcagcagcagctgcctcctcaCACCCCTGCAGACGCGCCGAAGCCGCAGCCTGTCCCCTCGGGGGcaccttccttccctctgccctacagcccggccccgggcatGCCGGTCGGCCCCACAGCCCACGGagctctccctcctgctcctttcaCTGGCGCCCCGGTCACCGTGGGACACGTTGCTGCCTcgcagcccagcacccagcccgtGTTTCCCTGCCAGCCTCCGGATGCCGGATACCCGCCCGTGCAGGCTGCCAGCTCCGCGCCGGGCTACCCCCGGCCTCCCTCAGGAGCCCCCTCCTCTGTGCCAGCCTACTCCTGGTCTCCGTCCAGGGGCCCGCCACACGCCCCCTCCTTTCCGGGCCCTCTGCCCTCCACTCCGCCGCCCAGACCCGGCTACCCTCCCTATGCACCCCCCGGGGCAGGGAGGCCGCAGTGCCCCTACCCGACtcagcctccccttcccagtTTCCCAATCCCCCCACAGCCTCCCTATCCTCCGGGGCCTCCCTTTGGGTACCCCCCGCCACCAAACCCTCAGCGCCCCGCTTGGCCTGGCTACTAA